One segment of Pyricularia oryzae 70-15 chromosome 3, whole genome shotgun sequence DNA contains the following:
- a CDS encoding allantoate permease, with product MNGLAQVLGCLLTYGIGVNDSLGLAPWRTLFLVCGALTIAVGVVFYILMPCGPNNAWFLNERDKEVLSARMAQDREGGDKTSFSVVQLREALRDPKVWCVFWFGVLTTMQAPVLTFASLVINSIGYDRYQTMLYTAPSGAVQIALLWTGVFLCWVMPQKRTFVVLIMIVPPLAATILLLELPLDAGWGVIVASWLASCISAVASPLLSLVSSNFKGNTKRAVVNCLFFMGYCAGCIGAPQLWTERPRYFKGVVTSIVTWLLLAVVVLLYRFLCMRDNTIRDGEVSGSAGTGIEADSGPVTLDKLGQHEADLTDKQDRGFRYSW from the exons ATGAACGGCCTCGCCCAGGTCCTCGGCTGCCTTCTGACGTACGGCATCGGCGTCAACGACAGCCTGGGCCTCGCGCCCTGGAGGACGCTCTTCCTGGTCTGCGGCGCCTTGACTATTGCCGTCGGTGTTGTGTTTTACATCCTGATGCCGTGCGGGCCGAACAACGCGTGGTTTTTAAACGAGCGCGACAAGGAGGTTCTCAGTGCTCGGATGGCTCAGGATAGAGAGGGCGGAGACAAGACGTCGTTTTCGGTGGTGCAGCTTAGAGAGGCCCTGAGGGATCCCAAGGTGTGGTGTGTGTTTTGGTTTGGGGTGCTAACTACCATGCAGGCACCAGTACTTACA TTTGCCTCTCTGGTCATCAACTCCATCGGCTACGACAGGTACCAGACGATGCTATACACGGCCCCGTCGGGCGCTGTGCAAATCGCGCTACTCTGGACTGGCGTTTTTCTCTGTTGGGTTATGCCACAAAAGCGCACCTTCGTCGTGCTCATCATGATCGTGCCGCCGCTCGCTGCCACAATACTCCTTCTGGAGCTCCCGCTCGACGCCGGCTGGGGAGTGATTGTTGCCTCATGGTTGGCCTCGTGCATCTCGGCCGTCGCATCGCCGCTGCTCAGCTTGGTCTCGTCCAACTTCAAGGGTAACACCAAACGCGCCGTTGTCAACTGCCTGTTTTTCATGGGCTATTGCGCCGGCTGCATCGGTGCGCCGCAGCTGTGGACCGAGAGGCCACGTTATTTCAAGGGGGTGGTCACCAGCATCGTAACTTGGTTGCTGCTGGCGGTTGTTGTGCTGCTGTACCGGTTCTTATGCATGCGGGATAATACGATACGTGACGGCGAGGTTTCGGGGTCGGCGGGTACGGGAATAGAGGCAGACAGCGGCCCCGTGACTCTTGACAAACTCGGACAGCACGAGGCAGATTTGACGGACAAACAGGATCGTGGATTCAGGTATAGCTGGTGA